From the Thermodesulforhabdus norvegica genome, the window AGCTCGGTTGCGAACGTTTCGGAGCCATGGCGGTTCCTGTTGGGCCTTCCAGTTCGGAAATTCACTGTCAGATGCTGGTGGACCTTCAGACGACCGTGTTCTGCTCCACCGCCTCTATGGCCCTGCTCATTGCAGAGGAAATAGAGCGCAGGGGGATCAGGGATAAAATTGCCCTCAAGAAGATAATCTTCGGTGCCGAAAGGCACAGCAGGCGCATGAGGCAGCGAATTCAGGAACTCACCGGTGCGGAGCACCTTTTTGACATACCCGGAATGACGGAGCTATACGGACCGGGTACGGGGCTTGAATGCATGGCCCATCAGGGAATTCACTACTGGGCGGATTTTTACATCTTGGAGATTCTCGATCCCGAAACCCTTGAACCTGTGCCTCCCGGTGAAATCGGGGAGATGGTGGTAACCACACTTCGCAAAGAGGGCGCTCCTTTAATTCGCTACCGCACCCGTGATCTGACCCGCCTTATTCCCGAACCCTGTCCCTGCGGCAATCCCCTGCCCAGACATGACCATCTGCTGGGCCGTTCCGATGACATGTTCATTTTCAGGGCCGTTAACATCTATCCCGGCCAGATTGACTATGTCCTGTCCCAGATTCCCGGAATCGGCAGTGAATATCAGGTACATCTTTATCATCGAGAGGACGGGCGTGATGTGATGGTTATAAAGGTGGAAAGGGCAATGGGAGCGGGTCCGGAAGGGGATGCGGAGCTTGCGGAAAAGATTGCTCAGGCCATACGCCGGCATATTCTCGTTCGGGCGTCCGTTGAGATAGTGGATTATGGAACCCTTCCAAGGACAGACCGTAAAAGCAAAAGAGTTTTTGATCATCGTAACATGAACGGGTAACCGCAGGAGGGCACCATGAAAAAAAAGATTCTGGTACTGGTAGCATTACTTGGATTCTTCGTGGCCGTAGGTATTCGAGACCACTGCGCCGCCGAGGAGAAGGCTTCTATTAAAATCGGGGCTTTCTTCGCCCTTTCGGGCCCTGCATCCTCTATCGGAACTCCCACAAAGCTGGTGGCTCAGATGGCCGTGGATAAGATCAACAAAGAAGGCGGAATTGACGGCCATCCTCTGGAACTCGTGTTCGGTGATACCGAGAGCGATCCCACAAAGGCACTTATTGTGGCCAAGCGACTTGTTGAACAGGAAAAGGTCATAGCCCTGATAGGCCCGACGAGGACGGATACGGGAATGGCCGTAAAGCCTTATATCGAGCAGTCCGGAATCCCCACGGTGATGACCGTGGGAGGTGATCCCGTAATAGCCGGAGGGAAGTTCGGTCCCTACCGATGGACTTTCAAAGCGCCTCAGCGCACCTCCGTGGCCGTTAAAAAAATTTACGGATACCTGCAGAAAAGAGGCATTAAAAAGATAGCGCTGATCCACGCAACGGACGGCTTCGGGCGGGACGGCTTGAGGTGGCTCAGGGAGCTTGCTCCTGAGTACGGTCTTCAGATTGTGGCCGTCGAATCTTTTGGTGTGAACGATCCCGATATGACCGCCCAGCTGGTAAAAATCAAAAACACCGATGCCGAGGCGCTTATCTGCTGGACTATAGGGCCCGCCGGCGCAAAGGTGGCCAGGAATGTCCGTCAGCTCGACATAACCATTCCCCTCATTCAGTGTCACGGTCTTCCCGATCCCAAGTATGTAGAGCTTGCCGGAGATGCCGCCAACGGTAGCATTATGCCCTCAACGAGGCTTATGGTGGCGGACCAGCTCCCCGACACGGACCCTCAGAAGCCTGTGGTAAAAGAATTTATGAGGCTGTACGAGGAAGAGTATAATTTTGATGAAAAATATCCCATTAACACCCATTCCGGCTATGCCTGGGATGCCATAATGCTTCTGACGGAAGCGATCAAACGGGTTGGACCCGATAAAATGAAGGACGTCAGGCAGTTCCGGGAAGCCATTCGAGATGCCCTCGAGAATATCGACGGCTATGTGGGCATAAGCGGTATTTTCCACCTGACCCCGGAGGATCACAACGGTCTGGGGACGGATTCACTGGTCATGGTGCAGGTTGTTGACGGTGGCTGGAAGCTGATAGAACCTTAATGAAGAATGAAGGGCCTGTTTGTAAGAC encodes:
- a CDS encoding AMP-binding protein → MPASFMPTFTTQEELEAIQLKGLKWTVQHAYYNSPFYRRRFDEHGVKPEDIKSLDDLKRLPFTTADDLQAGYPFPLRAVPFEKIVRIHASSGTTGKRKIMCYTQKDIDDWALMFARCFEMAGLTREDRVQIAVGYGLWTAGVGFQLGCERFGAMAVPVGPSSSEIHCQMLVDLQTTVFCSTASMALLIAEEIERRGIRDKIALKKIIFGAERHSRRMRQRIQELTGAEHLFDIPGMTELYGPGTGLECMAHQGIHYWADFYILEILDPETLEPVPPGEIGEMVVTTLRKEGAPLIRYRTRDLTRLIPEPCPCGNPLPRHDHLLGRSDDMFIFRAVNIYPGQIDYVLSQIPGIGSEYQVHLYHREDGRDVMVIKVERAMGAGPEGDAELAEKIAQAIRRHILVRASVEIVDYGTLPRTDRKSKRVFDHRNMNG
- a CDS encoding ABC transporter substrate-binding protein; the encoded protein is MKKKILVLVALLGFFVAVGIRDHCAAEEKASIKIGAFFALSGPASSIGTPTKLVAQMAVDKINKEGGIDGHPLELVFGDTESDPTKALIVAKRLVEQEKVIALIGPTRTDTGMAVKPYIEQSGIPTVMTVGGDPVIAGGKFGPYRWTFKAPQRTSVAVKKIYGYLQKRGIKKIALIHATDGFGRDGLRWLRELAPEYGLQIVAVESFGVNDPDMTAQLVKIKNTDAEALICWTIGPAGAKVARNVRQLDITIPLIQCHGLPDPKYVELAGDAANGSIMPSTRLMVADQLPDTDPQKPVVKEFMRLYEEEYNFDEKYPINTHSGYAWDAIMLLTEAIKRVGPDKMKDVRQFREAIRDALENIDGYVGISGIFHLTPEDHNGLGTDSLVMVQVVDGGWKLIEP